The region AGTTGTCAAACGTCCTCAAGATGGCTGGGATGATCCTCAAATTGAATGGGCTTACATTGGGTATGACATTGATGATTTCGATATACATGTAGGTACACTTCGACTGCCACTGTTTCTAACATCAGAATATTATTATGTTGGGCACGCCTACAAAATGGCCCGTCCGCCAACAGAGGTATATAACAGTATCTTGGGGATCACGGCTTTTAACGGCGTAGATGTGAGTTGGAACATCGACATTAATGATACTCAATCTCTTGTTGTTACACCTTTTTATGGATTCGAAGATGAAAATGAAGTTAATTATTCTTCTTCTACTACTCTCAATTTTTCCATCAGCAGTATGCTTGGTTTTAATGCTAGGTTGAGCAGTGATAATTATCGATGGAATTTTGCCCTACTTAATGCTCAGTATGACCAAACCAATAGTGTTAGATTCGGTGAGCAAGTGATTGTTGTGCAAAATGATAATCAAAGTCTACTTTTATGGTCATTAGGAGCTGAATATGAAATAGGTTCCACTTTACTTACCATTGAAGCTCAAATTAATGATTATTCTTCTTCTTGGTATAGTAGCATTGCTTATCAGCATCAGAGTGTCACTTCCTATATAAGCTATGGTACTCAGTATGATGCCAATGAAAAAATAGTCAGTAATA is a window of Shewanella sp. VB17 DNA encoding:
- a CDS encoding sulfate ABC transporter permease, producing MRIISAALVILSFPAAAIIEITDNLALGGFGSSSWAKSDNATSLMIHRGFVDESCYDCDTTFGVQLDYYYDALKASIQVVKRPQDGWDDPQIEWAYIGYDIDDFDIHVGTLRLPLFLTSEYYYVGHAYKMARPPTEVYNSILGITAFNGVDVSWNIDINDTQSLVVTPFYGFEDENEVNYSSSTTLNFSISSMLGFNARLSSDNYRWNFALLNAQYDQTNSVRFGEQVIVVQNDNQSLLLWSLGAEYEIGSTLLTIEAQINDYSSSWYSSIAYQHQSVTSYISYGTQYDANEKIVSNSYLIGLRYDLYFNLSMNGELQYFDLTKDRGTFLSSPIKDEAFLYTVMLNFVF